In Necator americanus strain Aroian chromosome IV, whole genome shotgun sequence, the following proteins share a genomic window:
- a CDS encoding hypothetical protein (NECATOR_CHRIV.G14354.T2), which translates to MARAAIGVSLSLGQRCSMLRVPSQLRSCGKIVSDCARPEETNCWNCQDVVNCTKKFFCDHCHTLQPPPGTQNLFEYLGLPVSFEIDESLLKKRFRELQFAMHPDKFARASEHEKEISDEHSRKLNESYKTLSEPLLRAKYLLKVLGESDRGGKGLGPSADKVRDMDSAFLMEMMEWNERVSEMSSKDDLTTEKTTVQEEIDGLMEELGKQFADKNLDGVRANITRLSYLYSLRNLIVNKLENMMSV; encoded by the exons ATGGCGAGGGCAGCGATAGGTGTATCGCTGTCACTGGGACAACGCTGCTCGATGTTACG TGTTCCCAGTCAACTCCGTTCATGTGGTAAAATTGTTTCTGACTGCGCTCGACCTGAGGAAACAAATTGTTGGAATTGTCAGGACGTGGTGAACTGCACGAAAAAGTTCTTCTGTGATCATT GTCACACATTACAACCCCCACCAGGCACTCAGAACTTGTTCGAATACCTCGGGCTACCAGTGTCATTTGAAATCGATGAGTCGTTGTTGAAAAAGAG ATTCCGTGAGCTGCAGTTTGCTATGCATCCGGATAAATTCGCTAGGGCTTCCGAGCATGAGAAGGAGATATCTGATGAGCATTCCAGGAAACTTAACGAATCCTACAAAACATTGTCAGAGCCCCTCCTTCGAGCAAAATATCTGCTGAAAGTCCTAGGGGAATCTGACCGTGGTG GAAAAGGCCTCGGACCAAGCGCTGACAAGGTCAGAGACATGGATTCAGCATTTTTAATGGAAATGATGGAATGGAATGAGCGAGTGTCAGAAATGTCCAGCAAAGACGATTTAACCACCGAAAAGACTACCGTTCAAGAGGAGATTGATGGATTAATGGAAGAGTTAGGAAAGCAGTTTGCCGATAAAAACTTAGATGGAGTGCGCGCAAACATCACACGGCTCAGCTATTTGTATTCATTGCGCAACTTAATTGTcaataaattagaaaacatGATGAGTGTTTAA
- a CDS encoding hypothetical protein (NECATOR_CHRIV.G14355.T1), whose product MADIKPNHTIYINNLNEKVKKEELKKALHAIFTQFGEIISILCFKTLRMRGQAHIIFKEISSASNALRAMQGFPFYDKPMRIQYAREDSDVIAKAKGTYVERAARAPIRTQKKKKGAKGAGGGRGPGEDGPAPPNKILFCTNLPDEATTDMLTILFNQFPGLKDIRLVPNRSGIAFVEFESEELAAPARIALNNFKITPEQQMKVDYAKK is encoded by the exons ATGGCCGACATCAAGCCCAACCACACCATTTACATCAACAATCTCAACGAAAAAGTCAAGAAGGAAG AGCTGAAAAAGGCATTACATGCTATTTTCACCCAGTTTGGAGAAATAATAAGCATACTCTGTTTCAAGACACTTCGTATGCGAGGACAAGCTCATATAATCTTTAAAGAG ATCTCATCTGCGTCTAACGCCTTGCGTGCTATGCAGGGATTCCCTTTCTACGACAAACCAATG CGGATCCAGTATGCTCGTGAGGACTCGGATGTTATCGCAAAAGCGAAGGGGACTTATGTTGAAAGGGCAGCCCGAGCTCCTATTCgcactcaaaagaaaaagaag GGTGCAAAAGGAGCTGGTGGTGGAAGAGGACCAGGTGAAGATGGACCTGCTCCGCCCAACAAGATTTTATTCTGCACCAATCTTCCCGACGAAGCAACGACAGATATGCTTACAATATTATTCAATCA ATTCCCTGGACTGAAGGACATTCGCTTAGTGCCAAATCGATCTGGTATAGCCTTCGTTGAGTTTGAATCAGAAGAGTTGGCAGCACCCGCCCGAATTGCCCTGAATAACTTTAAAATTACTCCTGAACAGCAGATGAAAGTGGATTATGCTAAGAAATGA
- a CDS encoding hypothetical protein (NECATOR_CHRIV.G14356.T2): MRKVQRECGNVDELEIEAPDELREFTSRALYLQLLLSQSRMFDGGHYSSDGEDDYENGNGEIPEQDLAAENVIDEDSPDEIAALDAAVNRGIRNGVRQFLRILNVRARRENRGMDVDMRGLGSSEEESADENDPASEASDGEPNRNFDVHECSKHQYLFKPARASEEVDMGATMWLQPGKEHTVPVISLDLVVLPGQMVPMQIHNTVSRAIVQRAIDSRSYLGLLPVIIGEVNMNKDRYGILLQVNKYVSDGLTMKVHAIGRQRFRVISIENEASSTSMARVEVLDDLTRIPLPQAICPSKTWTWPEKRKLALCSAISSVPHFVADNVNLDNQCKRLGNWLEMWFSNEKIRDALELGPVSFSYWAARNIPMPLSTKYEHLVEDETNLRIISLLNLVDKMTDLVCRGCGLLICNVRDIVNMNSEGTSSHFVNSAGYIHEMVTVAVAQNFVPRDQPCAKFSWFPGYKWQIIECRFCMDHLGWEFTSRRFNPPKFYGITRKAVVPRKASGEQEEHV, from the exons ATGTTTGATGGCGGTCATTACAGCAGCGATGGCGAAGATGActatgaaaatggaaatgggGAAATTCCAGAACAGGATCTTGCTGCAGAAAATGTAATTGATGAGGATTCTCCTGACGAAATCGCTGCTTTGGATGCTGCTGTCAAT CGTGGCATTCGTAACGGCGTCCGTCAGTTTCTTCGCATTCTCAATGTTCGGGCGAGGCGTGAGAATCGAGGAATGGACGTGGATATGCGTGGACTGGGGTCTTCTGAGGAAGAATCTGCCGATGAAAATGATCCTGCATCGGAAGCTAGCGATGGCGAGCCTAACAGGAATTTCGATGTTCAT GAATGCTCAAAACATCAGTATCTGTTCAAACCCGCTAGGGCTTCAGAAGAAGTCGATATGGGTGCTACTATGTGGCTACAACCTGGAAAAGAGCACACGGTTCCTGTCATAAGCCTTGATCTTGTTGTACTGCCAG gTCAGATGGTTCCGATGCAGATACATAACACCGTTTCTCGCGCAATTGTACAAAGGGCAATTGATTCGAGAAGTTATCTTGGTTTATTACCTGTCATTATCGGCGAAGTAAATATGAACAAGGATCGTTACGGAATCTTATTGCAG GTTAACAAGTACGTGAGCGACGGGCTAACAATGAAGGTGCACGCCATCGGTCGACAAAGATTTAGAGTTATATCAATTGAGAACGAGGCATCTAG CACTTCAATGGCACGAGTGGAAGTCTTAGACGACTTAACGCGTATACCTTTGCCACAAGCTATATGTCCTTCTAAAACGTGGACTTGGCCAGAGAAGAGG aagCTTGCCCTATGCTCGGCGATTTCTAGTGTTCCTCATTTCGTGGCGGATAATGTGAATTTG GACAACCAATGCAAGCGACTCGGAAACTGGCTGGAAATGTGGttttcaaatgagaaaattcgGGATGCGCTTGAGTTG GGCCCAGTCAGCTTTAGCTACTGGGCTGCCCGTAATATTCCGATGCCACTGTCTACTAAATATGAGCACTTAGTTGAAGACGAAACAAATTTGCGCATCATCAGTCTGCTAAACCTTGTTGATAAG ATGACAGATTTAGTTTGCCGGGGATGTGGCTTATTAATATGCAATGTTCGGGATATTGTTAATATGAACAGTGAAGGAACGAGTTCCCATTTTGTAAACAGCG CTGGCTACATCCATGAAATGGTGACTGTTGCAGTTGCTCAGAATTTTGTTCCTCGGGACCAGCCTTGTGCAAAATTTAGTTGGTTTCCTGG CTATAAATGGCAGATAATCGAGTGTCGCTTCTGCATGGACCACCTGGGTTGGGAGTTCACATCACGTAGATTCAATCCTCCAAAGTTCTACGGAATTACGCGGAAGGCTGTTGTACCGAGAAAAGCGAGTGGAGAGCAGGAGGAACACGTTTAG
- a CDS encoding hypothetical protein (NECATOR_CHRIV.G14356.T1) — MRKVQRECGNVDELEIEAPDELREFTSRALYLQLLLSQSRMFDGGHYSSDGEDDYENGNGEIPEQDLAAENVIDEDSPDEIAALDAAVNRGIRNGVRQFLRILNVRARRENRGMDVDMRGLGSSEEESADENDPASEASDGEPNRNFDVHECSKHQYLFKPARASEEVDMGATMWLQPGKEHTVPVISLDLVVLPGQMVPMQIHNTVSRAIVQRAIDSRSYLGLLPVIIGEVNMNKDRYGILLQVNKYVSDGLTMKVHAIGRQRFRVISIENEASSTSMARVEVLDDLTRIPLPQAICPSKTWTWPEKRKLALCSAISSVPHFVADNVNLDNQCKRLGNWLEMWFSNEKIRDALELGPVSFSYWAARNIPMPLSTKYEHLVEDETNLRIISLLNLVDKMTDLVCRGCGLLICNVRDIVNMNSEGTSSHFVNSAGYIHEMVTVAVAQNFVPRDQPCAKFSWFPGASFIADGWLLWEVLSFAESDDAHFSSNIHYLRRLLRNCHSTMLYS; from the exons ATGTTTGATGGCGGTCATTACAGCAGCGATGGCGAAGATGActatgaaaatggaaatgggGAAATTCCAGAACAGGATCTTGCTGCAGAAAATGTAATTGATGAGGATTCTCCTGACGAAATCGCTGCTTTGGATGCTGCTGTCAAT CGTGGCATTCGTAACGGCGTCCGTCAGTTTCTTCGCATTCTCAATGTTCGGGCGAGGCGTGAGAATCGAGGAATGGACGTGGATATGCGTGGACTGGGGTCTTCTGAGGAAGAATCTGCCGATGAAAATGATCCTGCATCGGAAGCTAGCGATGGCGAGCCTAACAGGAATTTCGATGTTCAT GAATGCTCAAAACATCAGTATCTGTTCAAACCCGCTAGGGCTTCAGAAGAAGTCGATATGGGTGCTACTATGTGGCTACAACCTGGAAAAGAGCACACGGTTCCTGTCATAAGCCTTGATCTTGTTGTACTGCCAG gTCAGATGGTTCCGATGCAGATACATAACACCGTTTCTCGCGCAATTGTACAAAGGGCAATTGATTCGAGAAGTTATCTTGGTTTATTACCTGTCATTATCGGCGAAGTAAATATGAACAAGGATCGTTACGGAATCTTATTGCAG GTTAACAAGTACGTGAGCGACGGGCTAACAATGAAGGTGCACGCCATCGGTCGACAAAGATTTAGAGTTATATCAATTGAGAACGAGGCATCTAG CACTTCAATGGCACGAGTGGAAGTCTTAGACGACTTAACGCGTATACCTTTGCCACAAGCTATATGTCCTTCTAAAACGTGGACTTGGCCAGAGAAGAGG aagCTTGCCCTATGCTCGGCGATTTCTAGTGTTCCTCATTTCGTGGCGGATAATGTGAATTTG GACAACCAATGCAAGCGACTCGGAAACTGGCTGGAAATGTGGttttcaaatgagaaaattcgGGATGCGCTTGAGTTG GGCCCAGTCAGCTTTAGCTACTGGGCTGCCCGTAATATTCCGATGCCACTGTCTACTAAATATGAGCACTTAGTTGAAGACGAAACAAATTTGCGCATCATCAGTCTGCTAAACCTTGTTGATAAG ATGACAGATTTAGTTTGCCGGGGATGTGGCTTATTAATATGCAATGTTCGGGATATTGTTAATATGAACAGTGAAGGAACGAGTTCCCATTTTGTAAACAGCG CTGGCTACATCCATGAAATGGTGACTGTTGCAGTTGCTCAGAATTTTGTTCCTCGGGACCAGCCTTGTGCAAAATTTAGTTGGTTTCCTGG GGCGTCCTTCATCGCTGACGGATGGCTGCTATGGGAGGTGCTCAGCTTCGCAGAAAGCGACGATGCACATTTTAGTTCAAATATTCATTATTTGAGGAG ATTGTTGCGAAATTGCCACAGCACGATGTTGTACAGCTAA